Proteins from a genomic interval of Pseudoalteromonas sp. MEBiC 03607:
- a CDS encoding EAL domain-containing protein produces the protein MNNKALKYNFVSFFILATLFFIIANLCAHLASPTRYTIDKTAPVYSQMAYRIDQSKSLTLNQFLAEPEQLIKKPFSQIEWHLGAQDYWLKLDLENRQTKPIDLIIHFDNPMVDYLTVYRVNTQQQLIKKTVLGDKVPDLSLFKYSTPHTSFTLNGNEQTSIIIKVDTVGISKTPINIYGKNEFQDLVRAQVGVWGIFIGVLIMAALYNLVLFFGIRDRVYLIYIGYIISALLLMGSVLGFGFYLWPLSWQLFLNKQVVFSNYAIAFFTVAFCTMFLRYHKDNCRLYKLSLSFLALLFSLSLISFFMLEYHSSKIFFAIMVPLYILCICMIYKKLVSGFRWAKFYVMSWVPLIVGAAIQPLELTGFIPYSFTVRHIFLVAILCEIVLMAMALADRVRYQREKALYHATHTQQTQLLNQAMLKQAYMVLRKQQRSANLCLIKIEQFTALMNILNSTQSSHIIITVADSLERQVSKHRQFINLESALDNSPKIADLGNGILAFISTKIQPPEELYAELNDLSKQLPKQYSILGLDLQLNYRCSVAEPIADDGFDAWLQRGYLSLSQRPQYNIEHAKPHVDMNLSLAAALQHAIRNNNLAIYLQPIINLNTGKVAGAEALLRWPCADKEIHIEQLILLAERTGLINELTLWVIDQACQSVASLNQHGYRDHTISVNLSAKNLTIPKLIEKVENTIMKHGIMASQLKFELTEFALIKNHNEMVSFINELNKLGSQVVLDDFGTGYSSLNYLVNYSFSTIKVDKSFTLDLTTNDNNQVIVKTAIDMAHNLDMNITIEGIEDQETEQMLIKMGADQGQGYYYSKAIPLSEYLTFIATQFK, from the coding sequence TTGAATAATAAAGCATTGAAATATAATTTTGTTTCTTTTTTTATTCTTGCTACTTTGTTTTTTATCATCGCCAATTTGTGCGCGCATCTGGCCAGTCCAACTCGCTATACAATTGATAAGACAGCGCCAGTGTATTCTCAAATGGCTTATCGTATTGACCAAAGCAAGTCTCTCACCCTTAACCAATTTCTTGCAGAGCCAGAACAACTTATAAAAAAGCCATTCTCGCAAATTGAGTGGCATTTAGGCGCTCAAGATTACTGGTTAAAACTCGACTTAGAAAACCGTCAAACGAAGCCGATTGATCTCATTATTCACTTTGATAACCCTATGGTTGATTACCTCACTGTTTACCGTGTAAACACACAACAACAGCTTATTAAAAAAACAGTGTTAGGCGATAAAGTACCTGATCTAAGCCTATTTAAATACAGTACCCCACATACGTCTTTCACTCTTAATGGTAATGAGCAAACATCCATCATCATTAAAGTTGATACCGTGGGGATCAGTAAAACGCCTATTAACATCTATGGTAAAAATGAATTTCAAGACTTAGTTCGCGCACAAGTAGGTGTATGGGGAATTTTTATTGGTGTGCTGATCATGGCTGCGCTCTATAACCTAGTGTTATTTTTTGGCATACGAGATCGTGTATACCTAATTTACATAGGCTATATTATTTCGGCGCTGTTATTGATGGGCTCAGTGCTCGGCTTTGGCTTTTATCTCTGGCCATTATCGTGGCAGTTATTTTTAAATAAACAGGTGGTATTTAGTAACTACGCTATTGCCTTTTTTACCGTTGCTTTTTGCACCATGTTTTTACGCTACCACAAAGACAATTGCCGCTTATATAAACTTAGTCTCAGCTTTTTAGCCCTACTGTTCAGCTTAAGCTTAATTAGCTTTTTTATGCTCGAATACCACTCATCAAAAATTTTCTTTGCCATTATGGTGCCGCTGTACATTTTATGTATTTGCATGATTTATAAAAAATTAGTGAGTGGCTTTCGGTGGGCAAAATTTTATGTGATGTCATGGGTCCCTCTGATTGTTGGCGCAGCAATTCAACCGTTAGAACTTACCGGCTTTATCCCTTATAGCTTTACCGTTAGGCATATATTTTTAGTCGCTATTTTATGCGAGATTGTATTAATGGCTATGGCTCTAGCAGATAGAGTGCGCTATCAAAGAGAGAAAGCTCTCTATCACGCAACTCATACTCAACAAACACAACTTCTAAATCAGGCCATGCTCAAACAAGCTTATATGGTTCTGAGAAAACAACAAAGATCAGCTAATCTGTGCCTTATAAAGATAGAGCAATTCACTGCACTGATGAATATTCTAAATTCAACACAAAGCAGTCATATCATCATCACAGTTGCTGATTCACTAGAACGTCAAGTAAGTAAACATAGGCAATTCATTAACCTTGAATCAGCCCTCGATAACAGCCCTAAAATAGCAGACTTAGGAAACGGAATACTGGCATTTATCTCTACAAAGATTCAGCCACCAGAGGAGCTCTATGCAGAGCTTAACGACTTATCGAAACAGTTGCCAAAACAATACAGCATTTTGGGTCTTGATCTACAACTTAACTATCGCTGCAGTGTCGCAGAACCGATTGCTGACGACGGATTTGATGCCTGGTTACAGCGTGGTTACTTAAGCTTGTCTCAACGACCTCAATATAATATTGAACATGCAAAACCTCATGTAGATATGAATCTAAGTTTAGCTGCTGCACTGCAACACGCTATTCGAAACAATAATTTAGCTATCTACCTGCAACCAATTATCAACTTAAATACAGGCAAAGTGGCAGGCGCAGAAGCTTTATTACGCTGGCCTTGCGCCGATAAAGAGATCCATATTGAGCAGCTGATCCTATTAGCTGAGCGCACAGGGCTAATAAACGAGCTTACCTTATGGGTAATTGATCAAGCCTGTCAAAGTGTTGCAAGCCTTAATCAGCATGGTTATCGTGACCATACAATCAGTGTTAATTTAAGTGCCAAAAATCTCACCATTCCAAAGCTTATTGAAAAAGTTGAAAATACCATCATGAAGCATGGCATTATGGCCAGCCAATTAAAATTTGAGCTTACCGAGTTCGCGCTAATTAAAAACCATAATGAAATGGTATCTTTCATCAATGAGCTCAATAAACTAGGTAGCCAAGTGGTTTTAGATGACTTTGGTACAGGTTACTCATCGCTCAATTATCTGGTTAATTATTCATTTAGCACTATCAAGGTAGATAAATCATTTACCCTTGATTTAACAACTAACGACAACAACCAAGTTATCGTGAAAACAGCCATTGATATGGCCCATAACCTCGATATGAATATCACCATTGAAGGCATAGAAGATCAAGAAACAGAACAGATGCTTATAAAAATGGGCGCAGATCAAGGCCAAGGCTATTATTACAGCAAAGCGATACCATTAAGTGAGTATCTAACGTTTATTGCCACACAATTTAAATAG
- a CDS encoding DUF2797 domain-containing protein, producing the protein MQGTLRKLKSTLTSPVEYQLPIGDELVSLNDYIGKPLTLTFTGNIFCCNCGKKTKKSYSQGHCFVCMRKLASCDMCIMKPETCHFDKGTCREPQWGEENCMIPHYVYLANTSGLKVGITRHTQIPTRWIDQGATQALPIFKVQTRLQSGLVEVALAKFIADKTNWRNMLKGPSEAIDLKAAAKELIPQIDEKLSELAELFGATAIEKLDEDVVELEYPVSEYPSKISSFNFDKAPEVSGILKGIKGQYLIFDTGVINIRKFTSYEISLA; encoded by the coding sequence ATGCAAGGTACGCTCAGAAAATTAAAGTCGACCCTCACCTCTCCAGTCGAATATCAATTACCTATTGGTGATGAGCTAGTTTCATTAAATGACTATATTGGTAAGCCACTAACACTTACGTTTACGGGCAATATTTTTTGTTGTAACTGTGGGAAAAAAACCAAAAAGAGTTACTCACAAGGACACTGCTTTGTATGTATGCGCAAATTAGCTAGCTGTGATATGTGTATTATGAAGCCTGAAACCTGCCACTTCGATAAAGGTACCTGCCGCGAGCCACAATGGGGCGAAGAAAACTGTATGATCCCACACTATGTATACTTAGCGAATACATCAGGGTTAAAGGTAGGGATTACTCGCCATACACAAATTCCAACGCGTTGGATTGACCAAGGTGCAACGCAAGCACTGCCTATTTTTAAAGTACAAACTCGCTTGCAATCAGGATTAGTTGAAGTTGCACTAGCCAAGTTTATTGCTGATAAAACGAATTGGCGAAACATGCTAAAAGGCCCATCAGAAGCAATTGATTTGAAAGCCGCTGCCAAAGAGCTTATCCCACAAATTGATGAAAAACTCAGTGAGCTCGCTGAGCTATTTGGGGCCACAGCCATTGAAAAACTAGATGAAGATGTTGTTGAGCTAGAGTATCCCGTGAGTGAATACCCTAGCAAAATCAGCTCTTTCAATTTTGATAAAGCGCCAGAAGTATCGGGCATTTTAAAAGGTATTAAAGGCCAGTACTTAATTTTTGATACTGGCGTCATTAATATTCGTAAGTTTACTTCTTACGAAATTAGCCTAGCTTAG